One segment of Burkholderia multivorans ATCC BAA-247 DNA contains the following:
- the petA gene encoding ubiquinol-cytochrome c reductase iron-sulfur subunit, whose protein sequence is MRDKEEKRVDSGRRTWLIATSVAGGVGGVATVIPFAASLAPSAKAKAAGAPVEVDISGLKPGEMITVPWRGKPVWVLNRTDAMLADVVKADKEVADPNTKSPYSMPLPAYCANEYRSRADRKNILVVMAVCTHLGCTPSQRFTPGPQPNLPDDWPGGFLCPCHGSTYDLAGRVFKNKPAPQNLDIPPYMFTSATTLVIGKDEKGEA, encoded by the coding sequence ATGCGAGACAAGGAAGAGAAACGCGTCGACAGCGGCCGCCGTACCTGGCTGATTGCGACATCCGTAGCAGGTGGCGTAGGAGGCGTTGCCACCGTCATACCTTTCGCGGCGTCGCTGGCGCCGTCCGCGAAAGCCAAAGCGGCCGGGGCGCCGGTCGAGGTCGATATCAGCGGCCTGAAGCCCGGCGAAATGATCACCGTGCCGTGGCGCGGCAAGCCCGTGTGGGTCCTCAATCGTACCGACGCGATGCTGGCCGACGTGGTCAAGGCCGACAAGGAAGTCGCCGACCCCAACACGAAATCCCCGTATTCGATGCCGTTGCCCGCGTACTGCGCGAACGAATATCGCTCGCGGGCCGATCGCAAGAACATTCTCGTCGTGATGGCCGTGTGCACGCACCTCGGCTGCACGCCGAGCCAGCGCTTCACGCCGGGTCCGCAGCCGAACCTGCCGGACGACTGGCCGGGCGGTTTCCTCTGCCCGTGCCACGGTTCGACGTACGACCTTGCCGGCCGCGTGTTCAAGAACAAGCCGGCGCCTCAGAATCTCGACATCCCGCCCTATATGTTCACGTCGGCGACGACCCTCGTGATCGGCAAGGACGAGAAAGGAGAAGCGTGA
- a CDS encoding cytochrome b: protein MMADNKEVSTTGLTGWIDQRFPLTTTWKKHVSEYYAPKNFNFWYFFGSLALLVLVNQIVTGIFLTMNYKPDSMLAFASVEYIMREVPWGWLIRYMHSTGASMFFVVVYLHMFRGLMYGSYRKPRELVWIFGCAIFLCLMAEAFFGYLLPWGQMSFWGAQVIVNLFSAIPFVGPDLSLWIRGDYVVSDVTLNRFFAFHVIAIPLVLVGLVVAHLVALHEVGSNNPDGIEIKAKKDANGIPLDGIPFHPYYSVHDFFGVCVFLMVFALIVFFAPEMGGYFLESNNFVPANPLQTPPEIAPVWYFTAFYAMLRATTDPFKIVLMIVIALLGVLALIRARGKWKIGLPVLAAAIVVFMYLTESKFWGVVVMGSAVITLFFLPWLDRSPVKSIRYRPLFHKVFLGIFVAAFLTLAFLGTRPPSPAATLIAQGCALIYFAFFLGMPVWTPLGTFKQPPERVRFKPH, encoded by the coding sequence GTGATGGCCGACAACAAGGAAGTCTCCACGACAGGTCTCACCGGCTGGATCGACCAGCGCTTCCCGCTGACGACCACCTGGAAGAAGCACGTTTCCGAGTACTACGCGCCGAAGAACTTCAACTTCTGGTACTTCTTCGGCTCGCTCGCGCTGCTGGTGCTCGTCAACCAGATCGTCACCGGCATCTTCCTGACGATGAACTACAAGCCCGACTCGATGCTCGCGTTCGCATCGGTCGAGTACATCATGCGCGAGGTGCCGTGGGGCTGGCTGATCCGCTATATGCACTCGACGGGCGCGTCGATGTTCTTCGTCGTCGTGTATCTGCACATGTTCCGCGGGCTGATGTACGGCTCGTACCGCAAGCCGCGCGAGCTCGTCTGGATCTTCGGCTGCGCGATCTTTCTCTGCCTGATGGCCGAGGCATTCTTCGGCTACCTGCTGCCGTGGGGCCAGATGTCGTTCTGGGGCGCGCAGGTGATCGTGAACCTGTTCTCGGCGATCCCGTTCGTCGGCCCCGACCTGTCGCTGTGGATTCGCGGCGACTACGTCGTGTCGGACGTCACGCTGAACCGCTTCTTCGCGTTCCACGTGATCGCGATTCCGCTCGTGCTGGTCGGGCTCGTCGTCGCGCACCTCGTCGCGCTGCACGAGGTCGGATCGAACAACCCCGACGGCATCGAGATCAAGGCGAAGAAGGACGCGAACGGCATTCCGCTCGACGGCATCCCATTCCATCCGTACTACTCGGTGCACGACTTCTTCGGCGTCTGCGTGTTCCTGATGGTGTTCGCGCTGATCGTGTTCTTCGCGCCGGAAATGGGCGGCTACTTCCTCGAGTCGAACAACTTCGTGCCGGCGAACCCGCTGCAGACGCCGCCCGAAATCGCGCCGGTCTGGTATTTCACCGCGTTCTACGCGATGCTGCGCGCGACCACCGACCCGTTCAAGATCGTGCTAATGATCGTGATCGCGCTGCTCGGCGTGCTTGCGCTGATCCGCGCGCGCGGCAAGTGGAAGATCGGTCTGCCCGTGCTGGCCGCCGCGATCGTCGTGTTCATGTATCTGACGGAGTCGAAGTTCTGGGGCGTCGTCGTGATGGGTTCGGCGGTGATCACGCTGTTCTTCCTGCCGTGGCTCGACCGCAGTCCGGTGAAGTCGATCCGCTACCGGCCGCTGTTCCACAAGGTGTTCCTCGGGATATTCGTCGCCGCCTTCTTGACCCTCGCGTTCCTCGGCACACGGCCGCCGTCGCCGGCCGCGACGCTGATTGCGCAGGGCTGCGCGCTGATCTATTTCGCGTTCTTCCTCGGCATGCCGGTCTGGACGCCGCTTGGCACGTTCAAGCAGCCGCCGGAACGGGTGCGCTTCAAGCCCCATTAA
- a CDS encoding cytochrome c1, whose protein sequence is MKKLLSTLALIGATACALLGAPAASAEGNFPLDRAPDNTENLVSLQHGAQLFVNYCLNCHSANLMRYNRLTDLGISQKEIEKNLLFTTDKVGNTMTVAMRPEDAKNWLGTTPPDLSVEERARGRDWLYTYLRSFYRDDTRPTGWNNAVFENVGMPHVLWQLQGQRAAKFEEKTDEETGEKVRTLVGFQQVTPGTLSPPDYDAAVADLVAYMTWMAEPAQQTRKRLGVWVLIFLGVLTFLAWRLNAAYWKDIK, encoded by the coding sequence ATGAAGAAACTGCTTTCGACGCTCGCGCTGATCGGCGCGACCGCGTGTGCGCTGCTGGGCGCGCCCGCCGCGTCGGCGGAGGGCAATTTTCCGCTCGACCGGGCGCCCGATAACACGGAAAATCTCGTTTCGCTTCAGCACGGCGCGCAATTGTTTGTAAACTATTGCCTGAACTGCCATAGCGCGAACCTGATGCGCTACAACCGTCTGACGGATCTGGGCATATCCCAGAAGGAGATCGAAAAGAATCTCCTGTTCACGACCGACAAGGTCGGCAACACGATGACCGTCGCGATGCGGCCCGAAGACGCGAAGAACTGGCTCGGCACCACGCCGCCCGACCTGTCGGTCGAGGAGCGCGCGCGCGGCCGCGACTGGCTGTATACGTATCTGCGGAGTTTCTACCGCGACGATACGCGGCCGACCGGCTGGAACAACGCGGTGTTCGAGAACGTCGGCATGCCCCATGTGCTCTGGCAGTTGCAGGGGCAGCGCGCCGCGAAATTCGAGGAAAAGACGGACGAGGAGACGGGCGAGAAGGTGCGTACGCTCGTCGGCTTTCAGCAGGTCACGCCGGGCACGCTGTCGCCGCCCGATTATGATGCTGCCGTTGCCGACCTGGTGGCGTACATGACGTGGATGGCCGAGCCGGCTCAGCAGACCCGCAAGCGCCTCGGCGTATGGGTGCTGATCTTTCTCGGTGTCCTGACTTTCCTGGCCTGGCGGCTCAATGCCGCGTACTGGAAAGATATCAAGTAA
- a CDS encoding glutathione S-transferase N-terminal domain-containing protein, producing MMVLYSGTTCPFSQRCRLVLFEKGMDFEIRDVDLFNKPEDISVMNPYGQVPILVERDLILYESNIINEYIDERFPHPQLMPADPVQRARARLFLLNFEKELFVHVSTLENEKGKAAEKNHEKARLAIRDRLTQLAPIFVKNKYMLGEEFSMLDVAIAPLLWRLDHYGIELSKNAAPLMKYAERIFSRPAYIEALTPSEKVMRR from the coding sequence ATGATGGTTCTGTATTCCGGCACAACTTGCCCGTTCTCCCAGCGTTGCCGGCTGGTGCTGTTCGAGAAGGGCATGGACTTCGAGATTCGCGACGTCGACCTGTTCAACAAGCCGGAAGACATTTCGGTGATGAACCCGTACGGCCAGGTGCCGATTCTCGTCGAGCGCGACCTGATCCTGTACGAATCGAACATCATCAACGAGTACATCGACGAGCGCTTCCCGCATCCGCAACTGATGCCGGCCGACCCGGTGCAGCGCGCGCGTGCGCGTCTGTTCCTGCTTAACTTCGAGAAGGAACTGTTCGTCCACGTCAGCACGCTCGAGAACGAGAAGGGCAAGGCGGCGGAGAAGAACCACGAGAAGGCGCGCCTCGCGATCCGCGATCGCCTGACGCAGCTCGCGCCGATCTTCGTGAAGAACAAGTACATGCTCGGCGAGGAATTCTCGATGCTCGACGTCGCGATCGCGCCGCTGCTGTGGCGTCTGGATCACTACGGGATCGAGCTGTCGAAGAATGCTGCGCCGCTGATGAAGTATGCCGAGCGGATCTTCAGCCGTCCGGCGTACATCGAAGCACTGACGCCGTCCGAAAAGGTCATGCGTCGCTGA
- a CDS encoding ClpXP protease specificity-enhancing factor codes for MQEISTKPYLLRALYEWCTDNGYTPHIAVRVDNSTRVPRQFVRDGEIVLNISFEATSQLQMGNEWVEFTARFSGKAHKIEIPVANVLAIYARENGQGMAFQVDAVAGEGEDSGAFDDDAEHADDAQRGESSAGLTPVGDAGANEEPSEGADEPPKSDGDGSKGSSRPRLKIVK; via the coding sequence ATGCAAGAGATTTCAACGAAGCCTTATCTGCTGCGCGCGCTGTACGAGTGGTGCACCGATAACGGTTACACGCCGCATATCGCGGTGAGAGTCGACAATTCGACACGCGTGCCGCGTCAGTTCGTGCGTGACGGCGAGATCGTGCTCAATATCAGTTTCGAGGCGACGAGCCAGCTGCAGATGGGCAACGAGTGGGTCGAGTTCACTGCGCGGTTCTCCGGAAAGGCGCACAAGATCGAGATTCCCGTGGCGAACGTGCTCGCGATCTATGCGCGCGAGAACGGGCAGGGGATGGCGTTTCAGGTCGATGCGGTGGCCGGTGAGGGCGAGGACTCCGGTGCGTTCGACGACGATGCCGAGCACGCGGACGATGCGCAGCGCGGCGAGTCGTCGGCCGGGCTGACGCCGGTCGGCGATGCAGGTGCCAACGAGGAGCCGTCGGAGGGCGCGGACGAGCCGCCGAAGAGCGACGGCGACGGGTCGAAAGGCAGCAGCAGGCCTCGCCTCAAGATCGTGAAATGA